Proteins encoded by one window of Streptomyces sp. ALI-76-A:
- a CDS encoding SH3 domain-containing protein, with translation MYARHIAVLAATAAAVALPLLSAPAATAAPQSVATAVPASSCTTNPYLPWAVHGTSAVTIRSKATTKSTAVGVLYKSHKFTVHKTTKGATWVYITDKNTKKTGWVSGKYVYRDVRMCLD, from the coding sequence ATGTATGCACGTCACATAGCCGTACTCGCAGCCACCGCGGCCGCCGTCGCCCTGCCGCTGCTGTCCGCCCCGGCGGCCACCGCCGCGCCGCAGTCGGTCGCCACCGCGGTGCCCGCCTCGTCCTGCACCACCAACCCCTACCTTCCGTGGGCGGTGCACGGCACCAGCGCGGTGACCATCCGCTCGAAGGCGACCACCAAGTCGACCGCGGTCGGGGTCCTCTACAAGTCGCACAAGTTCACGGTGCACAAGACCACCAAGGGCGCGACCTGGGTGTACATCACCGACAAGAACACCAAGAAGACGGGCTGGGTCTCCGGCAAGTACGTCTACCGCGACGTGCGCATGTGCCTGGACTGA
- a CDS encoding AAA family ATPase — MIGFRLIFQLNLQSSREVLRGMFHEAQLNERYPLLSKLSEPLKKAERDIVGREHETMQLLASMSRPELCNALLLAEAGTGKTALVQATMLVDPGRLYLEVDPARMISEAGNAENMASKLKGFFDEAEDFVKDEKHEVVLFIDEFHQIIQLSDAAVEAIKPVLAASGTRGIRIIAATTYEEFHKHISPNQPLVERLQRINLNPPDQATTIKILQGMAERYGVADEFYDDHVFRQIYEYTQRYMPASAQPRKSILVLDSMVGWHRLTHRPMDRDLLSDVLMESLNVNVAFRVDGAKIKKQLDAKVFSQDWATGAVARRLQLSVADLNDKGKPMASLLFTGSTGTGKFCIDSTQVPVYSSDGETTWKLHGDLVPGDRVFGRQGHPVEVLGHFPQGMQDVYRVTLWDGRTLDVGGPHLWTVYTAKQRSKKHAGKDVAPMVLSTQEMVERGVVRTYPGDSREDLKFFIPANGPVHWPEQDFDVDPYVLGVLIGNGCLTERQLTLSSDGDDADHTVWMVGEWLGSAPKSYGHNYSWVFPVGVGPVEDCRDSLYQTKDVLASVPDLIGARSAERRIPERYKHGSVQQRWALVRGLFDTDGSIGASNDRFNVSYSTFSKGLTEDLREVLFSLGVSNTIKSWTRTKEGGRELVEYGVHVKVGNEDKARFFSLPRKHEIARCAAIETSGRKRVKKFDMVGIASIEKLPEQQSSSCIYVNDEEHLYQAGQFVVTHNTELTKQLARLLFGDDQRHLIRFDMTEYAEDSSFAAFRSELTKRVWALSHAVLLFDEVEKASAMVTRVLLQVLDDGRLNDANNREVSFLNTYIVLTTNAGSEIYKDIAQYAADDTGSGKQLLEYEKLIRRSISSTTGNNRFPPELLGRIDAIVPFQPLSLLTQQKIVWKKLRQMVQEVFVKHNVRIDVDARVLQYLIEDKGDTASDAGGARAAVARLTDEVTTAVATFLNEHPSERRIRIDVVGDLVSDDKNLLSSDAYVEVSAVR; from the coding sequence GTGATAGGATTTCGACTGATTTTCCAGTTAAATCTTCAGTCCAGTCGAGAGGTCTTGCGCGGCATGTTCCACGAGGCACAGCTCAACGAGCGCTACCCACTCCTGTCCAAGCTCTCGGAGCCACTGAAGAAGGCCGAGCGCGACATCGTCGGCCGTGAGCACGAGACGATGCAGCTGCTGGCCTCGATGAGCCGCCCTGAGCTGTGCAATGCGCTTCTACTGGCCGAGGCCGGAACGGGAAAGACCGCATTGGTCCAGGCCACGATGCTCGTGGATCCGGGCCGCCTCTACCTGGAGGTGGACCCGGCGCGCATGATCTCCGAGGCGGGCAACGCCGAGAACATGGCCTCGAAGCTCAAGGGTTTCTTCGACGAGGCCGAGGACTTCGTCAAGGACGAGAAGCACGAAGTGGTGCTCTTCATCGACGAGTTCCACCAGATCATCCAGCTCTCCGACGCCGCTGTCGAGGCCATCAAGCCGGTCCTCGCGGCTTCGGGAACCCGAGGCATCAGGATCATCGCGGCGACGACCTACGAGGAGTTCCACAAGCACATCTCGCCGAACCAGCCGCTCGTCGAGCGCCTGCAGCGCATCAACCTCAACCCGCCGGACCAGGCGACGACCATCAAGATCCTGCAGGGCATGGCCGAACGGTACGGGGTGGCCGACGAGTTCTACGACGACCACGTCTTCCGGCAGATCTACGAGTACACCCAGCGCTACATGCCGGCCAGCGCCCAGCCGCGCAAGTCGATCCTCGTGCTCGACTCCATGGTCGGCTGGCATCGCCTGACGCACCGGCCGATGGACCGGGACCTGCTCTCGGACGTGCTCATGGAGTCCCTGAACGTGAACGTCGCATTCCGGGTCGACGGCGCGAAGATCAAGAAGCAGCTGGACGCCAAGGTGTTCAGCCAGGACTGGGCGACCGGCGCGGTGGCGCGTCGTCTGCAGTTGTCGGTGGCGGACCTCAACGACAAGGGAAAGCCGATGGCGAGCCTGCTGTTCACGGGATCGACGGGAACGGGGAAATTCTGCATCGACTCGACGCAGGTTCCTGTCTACTCGAGCGACGGCGAGACCACCTGGAAGCTGCACGGCGACCTGGTCCCGGGCGACAGAGTGTTCGGTCGCCAAGGTCACCCGGTCGAGGTGCTCGGACACTTCCCGCAGGGCATGCAGGACGTCTACCGGGTCACGCTCTGGGACGGCCGGACTCTCGACGTTGGAGGACCGCACTTGTGGACGGTCTACACAGCCAAGCAGCGGTCGAAGAAGCATGCGGGCAAGGACGTCGCGCCGATGGTCCTGAGCACGCAGGAAATGGTCGAGCGTGGCGTCGTGCGGACCTACCCCGGCGACTCTCGGGAAGATCTGAAGTTCTTCATCCCGGCGAACGGACCGGTGCACTGGCCGGAGCAGGACTTCGACGTCGATCCGTACGTCTTGGGCGTCCTCATCGGTAACGGGTGCCTCACTGAGAGGCAGCTGACGCTCTCGTCTGACGGGGACGACGCCGACCACACCGTGTGGATGGTGGGCGAATGGCTGGGGTCGGCACCGAAGTCGTACGGACACAACTACAGCTGGGTCTTCCCTGTCGGTGTTGGCCCGGTGGAGGACTGCCGCGATTCGCTGTACCAGACGAAGGACGTGCTTGCCTCGGTTCCCGATCTGATCGGTGCGCGCTCGGCGGAGCGCCGTATCCCGGAGAGGTACAAACACGGATCGGTACAGCAGCGGTGGGCGCTGGTGCGGGGCCTTTTCGACACCGACGGATCGATCGGTGCCTCGAACGACCGCTTCAACGTCTCGTACTCGACGTTCTCCAAGGGGCTCACGGAGGACCTTAGGGAGGTGCTGTTCTCGCTTGGCGTCTCGAACACGATCAAGTCGTGGACACGCACGAAGGAGGGCGGGCGCGAACTGGTCGAGTACGGCGTGCACGTGAAGGTCGGCAACGAGGATAAGGCCCGGTTCTTCTCCCTCCCCCGCAAGCACGAGATCGCACGGTGCGCGGCCATCGAGACCTCGGGTCGTAAGCGCGTGAAGAAGTTCGACATGGTCGGCATCGCGTCGATCGAGAAGCTGCCGGAGCAGCAGAGCTCGTCGTGCATCTACGTCAACGACGAGGAGCACCTCTACCAGGCTGGTCAGTTCGTGGTCACGCACAACACGGAGCTCACGAAGCAGCTGGCACGACTACTGTTCGGTGACGACCAGCGGCACCTGATCCGGTTCGACATGACGGAGTACGCCGAGGACTCGTCGTTCGCGGCGTTCCGTTCTGAGCTCACCAAGCGCGTGTGGGCCCTCTCCCACGCTGTGCTGCTTTTCGACGAGGTCGAGAAGGCCTCGGCGATGGTGACACGCGTGCTGCTGCAGGTGCTCGACGACGGCCGGCTCAACGACGCCAACAACCGCGAGGTGAGCTTCCTCAACACCTACATCGTGCTGACGACGAACGCCGGCTCGGAGATCTACAAGGACATCGCGCAGTACGCGGCGGACGACACCGGGTCGGGCAAGCAGCTGCTGGAGTACGAGAAGCTCATCCGCCGCTCGATCTCCTCGACGACGGGCAACAACCGGTTTCCGCCCGAGCTGCTGGGCCGTATCGACGCGATCGTGCCTTTCCAGCCGCTGTCGCTGCTGACGCAACAAAAGATCGTGTGGAAGAAGCTGCGCCAGATGGTGCAGGAGGTGTTCGTCAAGCACAACGTGCGCATCGACGTCGATGCGAGGGTCCTGCAGTACCTCATCGAGGACAAGGGCGATACCGCCTCTGATGCCGGCGGTGCGCGTGCGGCTGTGGCGAGGCTGACCGACGAGGTCACCACCGCGGTGGCGACCTTCCTCAACGAGCACCCCTCGGAACGGCGTATCCGCATCGACGTCGTCGGCGACCTGGTCAGCGACGACAAGAACCTGCTGAGTTCCGACGCCTACGTCGAGGTCAGCGCGGTGCGATGA